From Cellulophaga lytica DSM 7489, a single genomic window includes:
- a CDS encoding glycerophosphodiester phosphodiesterase family protein: MRILFLAFILALSACKTNNTNKILFADNPVVAHRGAWKNKNLPENSIAALKEAISLNCTGSEFDVRMTSDNILIVTHDPTYNNLPIEDTTFAELSKKKLSNGETLPTLKDYLLAGMKNNTSTGLVLEIKPSKYKERNSIITEKVIKEVKRLKADPYIKTYISFSYNILLKIKELDPNANTQYLDGSKAPSQLKKDSISGLDYEKNVFKKHPEWIKEAKKLNLALNVWTVNNEENLDLFIAHNFNYITTNEPELLFKRLKKNPVSNGYQLVWSDEFNYKGAPNNKKWVYDIGFISNEEKQYFTSNTKNVRVEKGNLIIEAHKESVANKDYKSNAFKNKSWLHYIPKIDSAKYTSARIKTQGLASWKYGRIDVRAKLPKGIGLWPAIWMLGENRKEVGWPESGEIDIMEYVGFSPDSIFGTIHTKAYNHLKKTQKGKKTFISNPNDTYHTYSLEWTPEKMDFILDDVVYNSFANEHKTTAEWPFDQKFYLILNVSVGGMLGGQKGIDDTVFPQHMAVDYVRVFQKKEELQNN; encoded by the coding sequence ATGCGTATCTTATTTTTAGCGTTTATTCTTGCTCTTAGTGCCTGTAAAACAAATAATACTAATAAAATATTATTTGCAGATAACCCAGTAGTTGCACACCGTGGTGCTTGGAAAAATAAAAATTTACCAGAAAATTCAATTGCTGCATTAAAAGAAGCTATTTCCCTAAATTGTACTGGTTCAGAATTTGATGTTAGAATGACTTCTGACAATATACTAATTGTAACCCATGACCCTACTTACAACAACTTACCTATTGAAGATACCACATTTGCAGAGTTATCTAAAAAAAAATTATCTAACGGAGAAACATTACCAACTTTAAAAGACTATTTGCTTGCTGGTATGAAAAATAATACCTCTACAGGACTAGTTTTAGAAATAAAACCCTCTAAATACAAAGAGCGTAACTCTATAATTACCGAAAAAGTAATTAAAGAAGTTAAAAGGCTAAAAGCAGACCCTTATATAAAAACGTACATAAGCTTTAGTTACAACATACTGCTAAAAATAAAAGAACTAGACCCTAATGCTAATACACAGTATTTAGACGGATCTAAAGCTCCTAGTCAACTAAAAAAGGATTCAATTTCTGGACTAGATTATGAAAAAAATGTATTTAAAAAACATCCAGAATGGATAAAAGAAGCTAAAAAACTAAATTTAGCTCTTAACGTATGGACTGTAAATAATGAAGAAAACTTAGATTTATTTATTGCCCATAATTTTAATTATATTACAACTAACGAACCAGAACTACTATTTAAAAGGTTAAAAAAAAATCCAGTTTCTAATGGCTATCAACTAGTATGGAGTGATGAGTTTAATTACAAAGGAGCTCCCAACAATAAAAAATGGGTATATGATATTGGCTTTATAAGTAATGAAGAAAAACAATACTTTACAAGTAATACTAAAAATGTAAGAGTAGAAAAAGGAAATTTAATTATAGAAGCCCACAAAGAAAGTGTTGCCAACAAGGATTATAAAAGTAATGCATTTAAAAACAAAAGCTGGTTACATTATATTCCTAAAATTGATAGCGCAAAATACACTTCTGCCAGAATAAAGACTCAGGGCTTAGCATCTTGGAAATATGGCCGTATAGATGTTAGGGCTAAACTTCCTAAAGGAATAGGCTTATGGCCTGCCATATGGATGTTAGGAGAAAATAGAAAAGAGGTTGGCTGGCCAGAAAGTGGTGAAATTGATATTATGGAATACGTAGGCTTTAGTCCAGATTCTATTTTTGGAACTATACACACAAAAGCATACAACCACTTAAAAAAAACACAAAAAGGGAAAAAAACTTTTATAAGTAACCCTAATGATACTTACCATACATACTCATTAGAATGGACACCAGAAAAAATGGATTTTATTCTGGATGACGTGGTTTATAATAGTTTTGCTAATGAGCACAAGACAACGGCAGAATGGCCTTTTGATCAAAAATTTTATTTAATTTTAAATGTATCTGTTGGTGGTATGCTAGGCGGACAAAAAGGAATTGATGATACCGTTTTTCCTCAACATATGGCTGTAGATTATGTTAGAGTTTTTCAGAAAAAAGAAGAGCTACAAAACAATTAA
- a CDS encoding aminotransferase class V-fold PLP-dependent enzyme, translated as MSVKEEVLVKENLENYFQQFSKGVIGSNHYFKTLYGKQKLVYADWIASGRLYAPIEEKMQYKIGPMVANTHSFSSETGKASTYAYKLARRIIKEHVNANDDDVLVTTGTGMTGAIVKLQRLIGLRKSFKHKPNRVDRPVVFITHMEHHSNHVSWMETLADVVILDCDENKLVDVNSLEQKLLEYADRPMKIGAFTACSNVTGIITPYQELAKIMHKHNGYCVVDFAASAPYVKMDMHPADPEAYLDAIAFSPHKFLGGPGSCGVLVFNKKLYNAKCPDTPGGGNVKWTNPWGSYSYFDDIEVKEDGGTPGFLQTMKAALTIRLKDQMEVSKIHKREEELLQLSYQKLGEINGLEILGSTDVPRIGCISFTMSNIHYNLIVRLLNDRFGIQVRGGWSCASTYGHYLFDIDRRKSKKITRNIINKDLSNKPGWVRLSLHPLMTNEDVIFISEALKEIQKKIALWKCDYKYNPTTNEWDCLQRGDQEIKQEVCKWFSL; from the coding sequence GTGAGCGTTAAAGAAGAAGTTTTAGTAAAAGAAAATTTAGAAAATTATTTTCAGCAATTTTCTAAAGGAGTTATAGGTAGTAACCATTATTTTAAAACCTTATACGGTAAACAAAAGTTGGTTTACGCAGATTGGATAGCAAGCGGAAGATTGTATGCTCCTATTGAAGAAAAAATGCAGTATAAAATAGGGCCAATGGTTGCTAATACACATTCTTTTTCTAGTGAAACAGGCAAAGCATCTACCTATGCTTATAAATTAGCAAGAAGAATAATTAAAGAACATGTAAATGCTAATGATGACGATGTTTTAGTTACAACTGGTACTGGTATGACTGGTGCAATTGTTAAGCTTCAGCGTTTAATAGGGTTACGTAAAAGTTTTAAACACAAACCAAATAGAGTAGATAGGCCAGTTGTTTTTATTACACATATGGAACACCACTCTAACCACGTTTCTTGGATGGAAACTTTAGCAGATGTTGTTATTTTAGACTGTGATGAAAATAAACTTGTAGACGTTAATAGCTTAGAACAAAAATTATTAGAATATGCAGATAGGCCAATGAAAATTGGTGCTTTTACAGCTTGTTCTAATGTTACCGGTATTATTACACCTTACCAAGAGTTGGCTAAAATAATGCACAAACATAACGGATATTGTGTGGTAGACTTTGCTGCCTCTGCACCTTATGTAAAAATGGATATGCATCCAGCAGATCCAGAAGCTTATTTAGATGCTATTGCATTTTCTCCGCATAAATTTTTGGGAGGACCAGGAAGTTGTGGAGTGTTAGTGTTTAATAAAAAACTATACAATGCTAAATGCCCAGATACTCCAGGTGGTGGTAATGTAAAATGGACAAATCCTTGGGGTAGTTATAGCTATTTTGATGATATAGAGGTTAAAGAAGATGGTGGTACTCCAGGTTTTTTACAAACTATGAAGGCTGCCTTAACTATTAGGTTAAAAGACCAAATGGAGGTAAGTAAAATTCACAAAAGAGAAGAAGAATTATTACAATTAAGCTACCAGAAATTAGGAGAAATAAACGGCCTAGAAATTTTAGGAAGTACAGACGTACCAAGAATTGGTTGTATTTCATTTACAATGTCTAACATACATTATAATTTAATTGTTAGGTTATTAAATGATAGGTTTGGTATACAAGTAAGAGGTGGTTGGTCATGTGCTAGTACTTACGGTCATTATTTATTTGACATAGATAGAAGAAAATCTAAAAAAATAACACGTAATATTATAAATAAAGACCTTAGTAATAAGCCTGGTTGGGTACGCTTATCTTTACATCCTTTAATGACTAATGAAGACGTAATTTTTATTAGTGAGGCTTTAAAAGAAATACAAAAAAAGATTGCACTTTGGAAATGTGATTATAAATACAACCCAACAACAAATGAATGGGATTGTCTACAAAGAGGAGATCAAGAAATTAAACAAGAGGTATGCAAATGGTTTAGTTTGTAA
- a CDS encoding RagB/SusD family nutrient uptake outer membrane protein translates to MNTTYIYKKANSILGFAFIIISMVSCQDYLEEQPSTLIDSNYVYTTEEGLKSGVVSLYKFNRDRYDQRTEDYMGAVLLSSRSDLTFSRSGYTGLMGRYERGVSPIDYGTELVSSLFWKHYYNITNKATDIINAAEVVDNIDEDTRNQIIAEAKFFRAQSYFFLYRMYNNIYVTTESVTVDNAFNVIENKSSKEEIFALLNSDLNFAIEHLDWNVNFGRVSKGTAKHIKAKVAMWQGDWLEAKEQALSVIEDPESPHSLVSSTADVFKGDLNNSEQLFVIQSQDDVLGGGDATMMNANYVTQYFQISGINSDIEQGGRGFSRVLPNLYLLNLLAEDPNDTRDDNTYFRLKYYYNTGDNIGDEIDIYKPITDLDNPSDTYTRYYQRLHPSCIKFAQEDDDPNSYTQRSNILVYRLAETYLIAAEAILRSSGDALPYINAIRTRANAAPLTSVTMQDILDENARELAFEGERWFTLKRMGADVLNNQMINFSGDGEYYPNYFGGSKDPRINWKDHYINFPIFQEDLDLLGASYPQNTGY, encoded by the coding sequence ATGAATACAACATATATATACAAAAAAGCTAATAGTATTTTAGGGTTTGCTTTTATCATAATTAGTATGGTTAGTTGCCAAGACTATTTAGAAGAGCAGCCAAGCACATTAATAGACTCTAACTATGTATACACTACAGAAGAAGGTTTAAAATCTGGCGTAGTAAGTTTATATAAATTTAATAGAGATAGGTATGACCAAAGAACAGAAGATTACATGGGAGCTGTTCTTTTATCTTCTAGAAGCGATTTAACCTTTAGTAGATCTGGTTATACAGGCTTAATGGGAAGGTATGAAAGAGGCGTATCACCAATAGATTATGGCACAGAACTGGTTTCTTCTTTATTTTGGAAACATTACTACAACATTACCAATAAAGCTACAGATATTATTAATGCAGCAGAGGTTGTAGATAATATAGATGAGGACACTAGAAACCAAATTATTGCAGAAGCAAAATTCTTTAGAGCGCAGTCTTATTTTTTTCTGTACAGAATGTATAACAACATATATGTTACAACAGAATCTGTAACTGTAGATAATGCTTTTAATGTTATAGAGAATAAATCATCAAAAGAAGAAATTTTTGCTTTATTAAACAGCGATTTAAATTTTGCTATAGAACATTTAGATTGGAATGTAAACTTTGGTAGAGTTTCTAAAGGAACAGCTAAACACATAAAAGCTAAAGTAGCTATGTGGCAAGGAGATTGGTTAGAAGCTAAAGAACAAGCTTTATCTGTAATTGAAGATCCAGAAAGCCCACACAGTTTAGTTTCTTCTACTGCAGATGTTTTTAAAGGTGACCTAAATAATAGCGAGCAATTATTTGTTATACAGTCACAAGATGATGTATTAGGAGGTGGAGACGCAACTATGATGAATGCCAACTATGTAACTCAATATTTTCAAATATCTGGCATAAACTCAGATATAGAACAAGGCGGTAGAGGTTTTTCTAGAGTTTTACCAAACCTATATTTATTAAATCTTTTAGCAGAAGACCCAAATGACACAAGAGATGACAACACCTATTTTAGGCTAAAATATTATTACAATACAGGAGATAATATTGGTGATGAAATAGATATTTATAAACCTATAACTGATTTAGATAACCCTAGTGACACTTACACAAGGTACTACCAAAGGTTACACCCTTCTTGTATAAAATTTGCACAAGAAGATGACGACCCTAACTCTTACACACAAAGAAGTAATATTTTAGTTTACAGACTAGCAGAAACCTATTTAATAGCTGCAGAAGCTATTTTAAGATCTAGCGGAGATGCTTTGCCATACATAAATGCAATTAGAACAAGAGCAAATGCAGCACCTTTAACTAGTGTTACTATGCAAGATATACTAGATGAAAATGCTCGTGAACTAGCATTTGAAGGAGAGCGTTGGTTTACATTAAAAAGAATGGGAGCTGATGTTTTAAATAATCAAATGATAAATTTCTCTGGAGATGGCGAATATTATCCAAACTATTTTGGAGGAAGTAAAGACCCAAGAATAAATTGGAAAGATCATTATATTAATTTTCCAATTTTTCAGGAAGATTTAGATTTATTAGGAGCTAGTTACCCACAAAACACAGGATATTAA
- a CDS encoding SusC/RagA family TonB-linked outer membrane protein: protein MISKLLKQPKLLVFIALLFLSNTIVNAQDQKTVSGKVLDQNGIPLLGATVLLKSTSIGTTTNFDGEFSIETSTASQTLVISYVGYVTKEVSITNAPLTITLTEDASALDEVIVVGYGTQKKSDLVNAVATTDLSKATLTPTSDVTEMLRGRVAGLQVEVGGGTLRPGGFSEIIFRGRSSIEGNTSAIYVVDGIIREGGIEDINSDDIKSIEVLKDASAQAIYGSRGANGVILVTTKRGESGKVNVSYHGYVTTKSIERNFDVYSGEEFAQLRREAIRSNNATNEYPNEEDAFSEIEMESIANNEFVDWEDELLRSGLVNSQSLNVSGGTDFTKVYASVNYFKEDGIIPSSSYTRKNLRLNVDQKINDKFSVNFDFNLLSDDIERAANINVITFSPLGKAYNEDGSLTQYPSGEELSATNPLWNLREQDNDEKGNDFIINLSPSYQITKNLHYQLKTNLTRKNSERGQYQSSLSSAGDTDSGIARIDNQLKESYLVENILTYTNDFNNNNKFNLTLVQSVQEDKFTRTFTEGRSFINESLGYNGITNAIGNVTVERDQNTFKSASFMARARYTLLDKYLFSATYRADGASVNAEGNKWSHNPAASVAWKIHNENFLKESTAVQELKFRASYGSLVNGISRPYTSLFTAEGQNYVFDSESASGYSPSVVLPNVNLKFETITTLNFGLDFSLFKNFLTGTAEYYDARTKDLLLRRGVPSTTGYRYTYFNAGELKNSGIELSLTANLINTEDFRWSVSTNWSNNKNELVNLYNDGNGEPILEDDAYNYYVGQPTGVIRQYQFDGIFQEGDDFANAPQANPESTITQEDLRPGDIRIKDTNGDGAITQEDRVFTDPNPDWFGSLSTTLSYKGFDLFVDFYAVEGATKVNPFLSDFNNGGTLSGKLNGVKVPYYTPENPSTSFPRPSYDSTPQYLNSLAVKDASYVRLRTLSLGYSLPQNFLSKINVDQIKFYVTATNLFTNTDYIGYSPEVNIRNTFSSSDTGYPDSRSFTFGVKASL, encoded by the coding sequence ACAAACTTTGATGGAGAGTTTAGTATAGAGACCTCTACAGCGTCACAAACCTTAGTTATATCTTATGTAGGTTATGTTACAAAAGAAGTATCCATTACAAACGCTCCTTTAACAATAACATTAACTGAAGATGCTAGTGCCTTAGACGAAGTTATTGTTGTAGGATACGGTACACAGAAAAAAAGTGATTTAGTAAACGCTGTAGCTACCACAGACCTAAGTAAAGCAACACTAACACCAACATCTGACGTTACAGAAATGCTAAGAGGTAGAGTTGCTGGTTTACAAGTAGAAGTCGGAGGCGGAACTTTAAGACCTGGTGGTTTTTCTGAAATTATTTTTAGAGGCCGTAGTTCTATAGAAGGTAATACAAGTGCTATTTATGTAGTAGACGGTATTATTAGAGAAGGTGGTATAGAAGACATAAATTCTGATGATATTAAATCTATAGAGGTATTAAAAGATGCTTCTGCACAAGCTATTTACGGATCTAGAGGTGCTAACGGTGTTATTTTAGTAACAACAAAAAGAGGAGAAAGTGGTAAAGTAAACGTCTCTTATCATGGTTATGTAACTACAAAATCTATTGAACGAAATTTTGATGTGTATAGCGGTGAAGAATTTGCACAACTAAGAAGAGAAGCTATACGTTCTAACAATGCAACAAATGAATACCCAAATGAAGAAGATGCATTTTCTGAAATTGAAATGGAATCTATAGCAAATAATGAATTTGTAGATTGGGAAGATGAATTATTAAGATCTGGCTTAGTTAATAGTCAATCTTTAAATGTTTCTGGAGGAACAGATTTTACAAAAGTATATGCTAGTGTAAACTATTTTAAAGAAGACGGTATAATTCCATCATCAAGCTATACACGTAAAAATTTAAGACTAAACGTAGACCAAAAAATAAATGATAAATTCTCTGTAAATTTTGATTTTAACTTATTGTCTGATGATATAGAGAGAGCTGCCAATATTAATGTAATTACTTTTTCCCCATTAGGCAAAGCCTATAATGAAGATGGTAGTTTAACTCAATACCCTAGCGGAGAAGAATTATCTGCTACAAACCCATTATGGAATTTAAGAGAGCAAGATAATGATGAAAAAGGAAACGATTTTATTATCAATTTATCTCCATCATACCAAATAACTAAAAATTTACATTATCAATTAAAAACCAATTTAACTAGAAAAAATTCTGAAAGAGGCCAATACCAATCTTCTTTAAGTTCTGCTGGTGATACAGATAGTGGTATAGCTAGGATAGACAACCAGTTAAAAGAGTCTTATTTAGTTGAAAATATTTTAACTTATACTAATGACTTTAATAACAACAACAAGTTTAACCTAACGCTAGTACAGTCTGTACAAGAAGACAAATTTACAAGAACATTTACAGAAGGCAGGAGTTTTATAAACGAAAGCTTAGGGTATAATGGTATTACAAATGCCATTGGTAATGTTACTGTAGAAAGAGACCAAAACACTTTTAAGAGTGCCTCTTTTATGGCTAGAGCTCGTTATACTTTATTAGATAAGTACTTATTTTCTGCAACTTATAGAGCAGATGGTGCATCTGTAAATGCCGAGGGTAATAAATGGAGTCATAACCCTGCTGCTTCAGTTGCTTGGAAAATTCACAACGAAAACTTCTTGAAAGAATCTACTGCTGTACAAGAATTAAAGTTTAGAGCAAGTTATGGCTCTTTAGTAAATGGTATTAGTAGACCATATACATCTTTGTTTACTGCAGAAGGACAAAATTATGTTTTTGATAGCGAATCTGCATCTGGTTACTCACCATCTGTAGTATTACCAAATGTAAATCTAAAATTTGAGACCATTACAACCTTAAATTTCGGATTAGATTTTTCATTGTTTAAAAACTTTTTAACTGGTACTGCAGAATATTATGATGCTAGAACTAAAGATTTATTGTTAAGAAGAGGTGTGCCATCTACCACAGGTTATAGATACACCTATTTTAATGCTGGTGAATTAAAAAATTCTGGTATAGAGTTAAGCTTAACTGCCAACCTAATTAATACTGAAGATTTTAGATGGTCTGTTTCTACAAACTGGTCTAACAATAAAAATGAATTAGTTAACTTATATAACGATGGTAATGGAGAACCTATTTTAGAGGATGATGCCTATAACTACTATGTAGGGCAACCAACAGGAGTTATTAGACAGTATCAGTTTGATGGAATTTTTCAAGAAGGAGACGACTTTGCAAATGCACCACAAGCAAACCCAGAATCTACAATTACACAAGAAGATTTAAGGCCTGGAGATATTAGAATTAAAGACACAAATGGTGATGGTGCTATAACACAAGAAGACAGAGTATTTACAGATCCTAACCCAGATTGGTTTGGCTCTTTATCTACAACACTATCTTACAAAGGTTTTGATTTGTTTGTAGATTTTTATGCTGTAGAAGGGGCTACTAAAGTAAACCCATTTTTATCAGACTTTAATAATGGTGGTACTTTATCTGGTAAATTAAATGGTGTAAAAGTACCTTATTATACACCAGAAAATCCGTCTACAAGTTTCCCTAGACCTAGTTATGACTCTACACCACAGTATTTAAACTCCCTTGCTGTTAAAGACGCATCCTATGTTAGGCTAAGAACTTTAAGTTTAGGGTATAGTTTACCACAAAACTTTTTATCTAAAATTAATGTAGATCAAATTAAATTTTATGTAACTGCTACCAACTTATTTACCAATACAGATTATATAGGTTATAGCCCAGAAGTAAATATTAGAAATACATTTTCTAGTTCAGATACAGGTTATCCAGATTCTAGAAGTTTCACATTTGGTGTAAAAGCAAGTTTATAA